Proteins encoded by one window of Nicotiana tabacum cultivar K326 chromosome 10, ASM71507v2, whole genome shotgun sequence:
- the LOC107772012 gene encoding OPA3-like protein, producing MILPVFKLGTLALRSFCKPIGRRIKKEAGYHPRFRTFIINIAQANHRFSTKLQRRIYGHATDVAIRPLNEEKAVQAAADLLGELFVFSVAGAAVIFEVQRSSRSEARKEELRKQELEAMKQRDEELSREIEFLKNRVIELERHAKTRGLSSIFSIGNAESTKDKVKAG from the exons ATGATACTACCAGTGTTCAAGCTAGGGACACTTGCCCTCAGATCTTTCTGCAAACCCATCGGCCGTCGCATTAAGAAAGAGGCTGGCTATCACCCTAGGTTCCGAACTTTCATCATCAACATCGCCCAG GCAAACCATAGATTCTCAACGAAGTTGCAAAGACGTATATATGGTCATGCAACTGATGTTGCAATTCGCCCTCTAAATGAAGAAAAGGCAGTTCAAGCTGCTGCTGATCTTCTAGGTGAACTCTTTGTGTTCTCG GTGGCTGGAGCTGCTGTTATCTTTGAGGTGCAAAGAAGTTCCAGATCTGAAGCTAGAAAGGAGGAACTTCGAAAGCAGGAACTAGAG gcAATGAAGCAGCGAGATGAAGAGCTGAGTAGAGAGATTGAGTTTCTTAAGAACAGAGTTATTGAACTGGAGCGACATGCCAAAACACGAGGATTGAGTAGTATCTTTAGCATCGGGAATGCAGAAAGTACTAAAGACAAAGTGAAAGCTGGTTGA